The Spirosoma radiotolerans genome has a window encoding:
- a CDS encoding ROK family transcriptional regulator translates to MNTPYILDEEVTSQQSVVDYKKNQKQRKVLAHLYTEGTCTLAHLTKMLHSSVPSVTSLVEELIDSQWVTPIGTATGSNGRRPVLFSLNTQQNYVAVLDVSTHDTKILFMNIYRKIIFRGDYDLRLQDNPTFLSSLAHYFTSALADSGIKPDDVIAVGVSMPGLIDARRGVNLTYMNLQQTGESLTHGLSELLNKPVYLINDTKATVLGESRFGGAQGKKQVLAINIDWGVGLGIVVNGEVFQGASGFAGELGHIQVDPEGELCYCGKIGCLNTITSASALVKRVQRDILAGQVSKMASFRDQVDQIDIDEIINAAHHGDSYAIDVLHETGFQLGKGLAIAISLFNPEIIIVDGVLAKAAAFILNTIEQAISKYCLSDFRNDMTIELTQLEGTAKWLGTHAYMMEDVFANY, encoded by the coding sequence ATGAATACACCATACATCCTGGATGAAGAAGTTACCAGTCAGCAGTCAGTCGTCGATTATAAAAAGAATCAAAAACAGCGAAAGGTACTGGCACACTTGTATACAGAAGGAACCTGTACCCTTGCTCACCTCACCAAGATGTTGCACAGCAGTGTGCCATCCGTAACGAGCCTGGTCGAAGAACTTATTGATAGCCAATGGGTAACGCCTATCGGAACAGCCACCGGCAGCAACGGACGCCGACCCGTTCTGTTTAGCCTGAATACACAACAGAACTATGTGGCAGTGTTGGATGTCAGTACGCACGACACGAAAATCCTGTTCATGAACATTTACCGAAAAATTATTTTTCGAGGTGATTATGATTTACGGCTTCAGGATAATCCAACCTTTCTATCCTCATTAGCCCATTACTTCACCAGTGCACTGGCCGATTCGGGTATTAAGCCCGATGATGTTATTGCGGTGGGTGTTTCTATGCCCGGCCTGATCGATGCGCGCCGGGGTGTGAATTTAACCTATATGAATCTCCAGCAAACAGGCGAATCATTGACGCATGGGCTATCAGAATTGCTTAATAAACCTGTTTACCTGATTAACGATACCAAAGCAACCGTACTGGGTGAAAGCCGGTTTGGGGGTGCTCAAGGCAAAAAGCAGGTCCTGGCTATTAACATTGACTGGGGTGTAGGACTAGGTATCGTTGTAAACGGCGAGGTATTTCAGGGAGCCAGTGGCTTTGCCGGTGAACTGGGTCATATTCAGGTTGATCCGGAAGGTGAGCTTTGCTACTGTGGTAAAATCGGGTGCCTGAATACCATCACCTCGGCGTCGGCGCTGGTTAAGCGGGTACAACGGGATATTTTGGCGGGGCAGGTCTCTAAAATGGCTTCATTCCGGGACCAGGTCGATCAAATCGACATCGACGAAATCATCAACGCAGCGCATCACGGCGATTCCTACGCCATTGATGTGTTGCATGAAACCGGCTTTCAACTGGGCAAAGGACTGGCCATTGCCATTAGCCTGTTCAACCCTGAGATCATTATTGTGGATGGCGTGTTGGCGAAAGCCGCGGCATTCATTTTAAATACCATTGAGCAAGCGATCAGCAAGTACTGTTTGAGCGATTTCCGGAATGACATGACCATTGAGCTTACCCAACTGGAAGGAACCGCCAAATGGCTGGGTACGCACGCCTATATGATGGAAGATGTTTTTGCCAATTATTGA
- the porX gene encoding T9SS response regulator signal transducer PorX encodes MQNYSILWADDEIDLLKPHILFLKNKGYDVTPVNSGADALDQVEQTNYDVVFLDEMMPGMTGLETLSQIKQMRPNLPVVMITKSEEEHIMEEAIGSKIADYLIKPLNPNQILLSVKKILDNKRLVTERTNIGYQQDFRNISMQYNDRMDFDEWVDVYKKLIYWELELDSSQDKSMSEVMNMQKSEANSEFCKFVMDNYEDWLNEPKMESPIMSHQLMRKKVFPLVEAAGSTTASGGAPLFFLLIDNLRYDQWKIIEPLLAEYFTVEEESSYYSILPTTTGFARNAIFSGMMPSEMERKHPDLWVNDDSEDEGLNNHEEEFLRRQLDQSRLNIKMSYHKILNVNQGKSLVDNFNNLLQNQLNVVVYNFVDMLSHARTDMAMIKELAPDESAYRSITRSWFLHSPLLEFVQKIAAKGGRLIVTTDHGMIRVQKPAKIVGYRETNTNLRYKQGKNLGFEDNHLFVGRKPERLFLPKPHVSTAYVFTLEDYFFAYPNNYNYYVNHYRNTFQHGGVSLEEMIIPFSYLKAK; translated from the coding sequence ATGCAAAATTATTCGATACTTTGGGCTGATGACGAAATAGACCTTCTGAAACCCCACATCCTTTTTTTGAAAAATAAGGGATATGACGTTACCCCTGTCAACAGTGGTGCCGATGCGCTGGATCAGGTTGAGCAGACGAACTATGATGTTGTATTTCTGGATGAAATGATGCCCGGTATGACGGGACTGGAAACGCTCTCGCAGATAAAGCAGATGCGCCCCAACCTGCCCGTGGTCATGATTACCAAGAGTGAAGAGGAGCACATCATGGAAGAGGCTATTGGCTCTAAGATTGCCGATTACCTGATTAAGCCTCTGAATCCCAATCAAATTTTATTATCTGTCAAAAAAATTCTGGACAATAAGCGGCTCGTGACTGAACGCACGAACATTGGCTATCAGCAGGATTTTCGCAATATTTCTATGCAGTACAATGACCGCATGGATTTCGATGAATGGGTAGATGTTTATAAAAAGCTTATCTATTGGGAGTTAGAACTGGATAGCTCTCAGGACAAAAGTATGTCCGAGGTGATGAACATGCAGAAGAGTGAAGCCAACTCTGAATTCTGCAAGTTTGTCATGGACAATTACGAAGACTGGTTGAATGAACCGAAGATGGAAAGCCCCATCATGTCGCATCAGCTCATGCGTAAAAAGGTGTTTCCGTTGGTGGAGGCCGCTGGCAGTACAACTGCGTCGGGTGGAGCGCCTTTGTTCTTTCTGCTGATCGATAATCTGCGGTATGATCAATGGAAAATTATTGAGCCCCTGCTGGCCGAATACTTTACCGTTGAAGAGGAGTCGTCTTACTATTCTATTTTACCAACGACAACCGGGTTTGCCCGGAACGCTATTTTTTCGGGCATGATGCCCAGCGAAATGGAACGTAAGCATCCTGATTTATGGGTGAATGACGATAGTGAAGACGAGGGCCTGAACAACCACGAAGAGGAGTTCCTGCGTCGCCAGCTTGATCAAAGTCGCCTGAACATCAAGATGTCGTACCATAAGATTCTGAACGTAAACCAGGGGAAGTCGCTTGTCGATAACTTCAATAACCTGTTACAGAATCAACTGAACGTCGTTGTTTATAACTTCGTGGATATGCTGTCGCACGCTCGCACGGACATGGCCATGATTAAGGAACTAGCTCCCGATGAGTCGGCTTACCGGTCCATCACCCGGTCGTGGTTCCTGCACTCGCCTTTACTGGAGTTCGTGCAGAAAATTGCGGCAAAGGGCGGTCGTCTGATTGTTACCACCGATCACGGAATGATTCGGGTGCAGAAGCCAGCCAAGATCGTTGGCTACCGCGAAACGAACACAAATTTGCGCTACAAGCAGGGTAAAAATCTTGGGTTTGAGGACAATCACCTGTTTGTGGGGCGTAAACCAGAGCGGTTATTTCTGCCAAAGCCGCACGTATCGACCGCTTACGTATTCACGCTGGAAGATTATTTCTTCGCGTACCCCAATAACTACAACTACTACGTTAACCACTATCGCAATACATTCCAGCACGGTGGCGTGTCGCTGGAGGAAATGATCATTCCATTTTCTTACCTAAAAGCGAAATAA
- a CDS encoding LysM peptidoglycan-binding domain-containing protein: protein MKKNPVHTALWLVSGILAFHALEARPTPPTKATVIDSIGIEKKEGKRFIIHRVDEGQTLYAIARRYGRSVAEIKAANPTLSNAVKYAELVRIPIPDGTLSRKEEKVIDKAIKKQEKEEKKEVKVVEKEKAVVEPKQKSVSKETKPEKTADKQIIRADDPAKAGIHVVEPRQTLYSLASRYGVSQADLRKWNNLPGNNVLIGQALIVSEKAYIDRMPSSPAPSTPSKPIETPGKQTEVPTRRPETEVAPHVPTRPADTHPTEPKSTTPAEPKTERPALPAPVTPKPTEPETRPTTKPVEKTADKTADKSPEKPVEEIEPPRPGNDAPMPTRGRRISSSGVAEMIEGNDGSGKYLALHRTAPIGTLVQVRNEFNNQSLWVKVIGRLPNTGVNDKILIKLSTQAFAKLSPQDRRFRAEVSYIVR from the coding sequence ATGAAAAAAAATCCTGTTCATACGGCCTTGTGGCTGGTAAGCGGCATCCTAGCCTTTCATGCGCTTGAGGCCAGACCGACTCCGCCGACAAAGGCAACGGTTATCGACTCCATTGGCATTGAAAAAAAAGAAGGTAAACGATTTATTATTCACCGGGTCGATGAGGGCCAGACGCTCTATGCCATTGCCCGTCGCTATGGTCGGTCAGTCGCTGAGATAAAGGCAGCTAACCCGACGTTATCGAATGCCGTGAAATATGCCGAGCTAGTCAGGATTCCCATTCCCGATGGCACACTGAGCCGGAAAGAGGAAAAAGTAATCGACAAGGCGATCAAGAAACAGGAAAAAGAGGAGAAGAAAGAAGTAAAAGTAGTTGAAAAGGAGAAAGCGGTAGTCGAGCCAAAGCAGAAGTCAGTCTCCAAGGAGACGAAGCCCGAAAAAACAGCCGACAAACAGATCATTAGAGCCGATGATCCAGCCAAAGCAGGCATTCACGTGGTTGAACCCCGCCAAACGCTGTATAGCCTGGCCAGCCGGTATGGCGTGTCGCAGGCCGATCTGCGCAAATGGAATAACCTGCCCGGCAATAACGTACTGATCGGTCAGGCGCTGATCGTCTCCGAAAAAGCATATATAGATCGTATGCCCTCTTCTCCGGCACCCAGTACGCCCAGCAAACCGATCGAGACGCCGGGTAAGCAAACTGAGGTCCCCACACGACGGCCTGAGACCGAGGTAGCCCCGCATGTGCCAACTCGACCAGCGGATACACATCCTACTGAACCAAAATCGACAACACCCGCCGAACCAAAAACCGAACGCCCAGCCTTACCCGCTCCGGTTACGCCAAAACCAACCGAGCCAGAAACCCGGCCAACAACGAAGCCCGTTGAAAAAACAGCCGACAAAACAGCCGATAAATCACCGGAAAAACCGGTCGAAGAGATTGAACCACCCCGGCCTGGAAATGATGCACCCATGCCAACGCGCGGCCGTCGTATTTCCAGCAGTGGTGTAGCAGAGATGATCGAGGGAAACGATGGCTCAGGAAAGTATCTGGCCCTGCACCGGACGGCTCCCATCGGCACGCTGGTACAGGTACGCAATGAATTCAATAACCAGAGCCTCTGGGTAAAAGTAATTGGCCGGTTGCCTAATACGGGCGTGAATGACAAGATTCTAATTAAATTATCGACGCAGGCCTTTGCGAAACTTTCGCCCCAGGATCGGCGTTTTCGGGCTGAGGTAAGTTACATTGTTCGATAA
- a CDS encoding TIGR02757 family protein: MMADELNHFSSLKDFLDAKADQYNRPSFIERDPISIPHRFSQKQDIEIMGFWAAVLAWGQRPVILKKTTELVESMDGAPYDFIRNHQESDLKRFLTFKHRTFNATDALYFLHFFRQYYQDHDSLEDAFLPTTVWKLSAETTNSQTEPFTVEKSLIVFRDRFCGLTDFFPERTRKHIATPARNSACKRLLMFLRWMVRQDDRGVDFGIWTRLRPDQLVIPIDVHVNRVARHLQLLSRPQTDWKAALELTETLRQFDPSDPVRYDFALFGLGVEGEM, translated from the coding sequence ATGATGGCGGATGAGCTCAACCACTTTTCTTCTTTAAAAGACTTTTTAGATGCGAAGGCCGATCAATACAATCGGCCTTCCTTTATTGAGCGCGACCCCATAAGCATTCCCCATCGCTTTAGCCAGAAGCAGGATATTGAAATCATGGGTTTTTGGGCGGCCGTTTTGGCCTGGGGCCAGCGGCCGGTTATTTTGAAAAAGACAACCGAATTGGTTGAGTCGATGGACGGCGCTCCCTATGATTTCATTCGTAATCATCAGGAAAGCGATCTAAAGCGCTTTTTGACGTTCAAACATCGTACGTTCAACGCAACCGACGCGCTGTATTTTCTTCATTTTTTCCGGCAATATTATCAGGACCATGACTCGCTGGAAGATGCTTTCCTGCCCACCACCGTGTGGAAGCTGTCTGCCGAAACGACCAATTCTCAGACGGAGCCTTTCACAGTCGAAAAGTCGCTGATTGTCTTTCGTGACCGGTTTTGTGGGCTTACCGATTTTTTCCCCGAACGCACGCGCAAACACATCGCTACCCCAGCCCGAAATTCTGCCTGCAAGCGGCTCCTGATGTTTTTGCGCTGGATGGTGCGACAGGATGACCGAGGGGTTGACTTCGGGATTTGGACACGCTTGCGCCCCGATCAGTTAGTGATACCGATCGATGTCCATGTCAACCGGGTGGCTCGTCATTTACAGTTGCTCTCTCGCCCCCAGACCGATTGGAAAGCAGCCCTGGAGCTAACTGAAACGCTTCGGCAATTTGATCCATCGGATCCCGTTCGTTATGATTTTGCCCTTTTTGGCTTGGGTGTAGAAGGTGAAATGTAG
- a CDS encoding aldose 1-epimerase, with translation MPFQITTQAFGTLPDGTEPLAEYILEHTETGEFITIIPEYGGILRRLVLRKGHDLFALLLTPESPQALFSDEGYAGALLYPFPSRIRHGIYHFEGSDYALKMNELKRDNAIHGFVHGRPFSVISQETTSTYAQLVVRYDYAGDTTGYPFPFALTVTYKLVQANRLPHGDHAETDRMCALQISYSALNTGSTRCPAAFGWHPYFTLSEEPVDQMTLSLPNRAPIVLNDNMIPEGRQNLEPGGTIKLEGQQLDTAFAIEPTSEPGTPDPFAETILTSLTTGLKLIIGQQTGQNKLNYLVCYTPPRRDSIAIEPLTANVNAFNNGDGLTILNPGETLSGTMWVRLE, from the coding sequence ATGCCCTTTCAGATAACAACCCAAGCATTTGGCACACTGCCAGACGGCACTGAACCACTTGCGGAGTACATACTCGAACATACCGAGACAGGCGAATTCATTACCATTATTCCAGAGTACGGCGGTATTCTCCGCCGGTTGGTCTTACGAAAAGGGCACGATCTATTTGCCTTGCTGTTGACGCCTGAGTCACCACAGGCCCTCTTTAGCGATGAGGGCTACGCCGGTGCCTTGCTGTACCCATTTCCTAGCCGCATCCGACATGGAATTTATCATTTTGAAGGATCGGATTATGCATTGAAAATGAACGAACTGAAACGGGACAATGCCATTCACGGCTTTGTTCATGGTCGGCCATTTTCGGTTATTAGTCAGGAGACTACCTCGACCTATGCTCAGTTGGTAGTGCGCTATGATTATGCGGGTGACACAACGGGTTACCCCTTTCCTTTTGCCCTGACCGTCACGTATAAATTAGTGCAAGCCAATCGGCTACCCCATGGAGACCATGCGGAAACCGACCGGATGTGTGCCCTACAGATTAGTTATTCAGCACTTAATACGGGCTCGACGCGATGCCCGGCGGCCTTTGGCTGGCATCCGTATTTCACCCTATCAGAAGAACCGGTTGATCAGATGACCTTGTCTTTGCCCAATCGGGCTCCAATTGTTCTCAATGACAATATGATTCCAGAGGGACGACAAAATCTTGAGCCAGGTGGTACGATAAAGTTGGAGGGGCAGCAGCTTGATACGGCGTTTGCCATTGAGCCAACGAGTGAACCCGGTACGCCAGACCCGTTTGCCGAAACGATTCTGACCTCTCTTACCACGGGCCTTAAACTCATTATTGGTCAGCAAACCGGCCAAAACAAACTAAATTACCTCGTTTGCTACACACCACCCCGACGGGATAGTATTGCCATTGAACCCCTCACGGCCAATGTGAATGCCTTCAATAATGGGGACGGGCTAACCATTCTGAACCCCGGTGAAACTCTGTCCGGTACGATGTGGGTGCGGCTGGAATAA
- a CDS encoding response regulator — MTTIAIYEDNDDLRALLKLLIESVPDFSVVGAYSNGQRVMEQVRQDKPNVVLMDIDMPGRSGIDCVRLIKEVSVDIAVLMHTVFEDDDRLFACLSNGADGYLLKKDSSTQLLNALHEVIDGGGPMSPGIARRVLKTFQQAPQPNRPTYAITERERQILKWLAQGYTYRMIAIHGTISVETVRRHLKNIYHKLHVQCGTEAVAKAISERII; from the coding sequence ATGACGACCATCGCCATCTACGAAGATAATGACGACTTGCGGGCACTGCTCAAATTGCTCATTGAGAGTGTTCCGGATTTTTCGGTCGTCGGCGCCTACAGCAATGGGCAACGGGTTATGGAACAGGTACGGCAGGATAAGCCGAACGTGGTGCTGATGGATATCGATATGCCGGGGCGTAGCGGAATTGACTGCGTTCGGTTGATCAAGGAAGTAAGTGTCGATATAGCCGTATTGATGCACACCGTTTTTGAGGATGATGATCGGCTGTTTGCCTGCTTAAGCAACGGTGCTGATGGCTATTTACTTAAAAAAGACTCGTCAACTCAACTCCTGAATGCGCTTCATGAAGTCATTGATGGCGGAGGGCCTATGTCGCCGGGTATTGCCCGGCGCGTATTGAAAACCTTCCAGCAGGCTCCCCAGCCCAATCGGCCAACCTATGCCATTACTGAGCGGGAACGGCAAATTCTAAAATGGCTTGCCCAGGGCTATACGTATCGAATGATTGCCATTCACGGTACTATTTCCGTTGAAACGGTCCGCAGGCATTTAAAAAATATATACCACAAGCTCCATGTTCAATGTGGCACCGAAGCTGTGGCTAAAGCGATAAGCGAACGAATAATTTGA
- a CDS encoding glycoside hydrolase family 32 protein yields MRNLLLYSFLLALLRHFSYGQANHTALKPELYRPQYHFSPKAHWMNDPNGMVYFKGTYHLFFQYYPDGTTWGPMHWGHATSKDMVRWQEQPIALYPDSLGWIFSGSAVVDVANTSRFGKNGQTPLVAIFTHHNSRLEKEKSDKFQYQSLAYSLDEGKTWTKYAGNPVLPNPGITDFRDPKVRWFEPQKKWIMTLATKDRVTFYSSPDLKNWSRESDFGQHLGAHGGVWECPDLFPLEHNGKKSWVLLVSVNPGGPNGGSATQYFVGDFDGKSFKPYSSKTKWMDYGTDNYAGVTFANTGDRTILMGWMSNWQYAGVVPTSPWRSAMTVPRTLGLNEVNKELYLTSTPVNELDVLNGPAVSVKNVPVKGQYDLTPKTKNDSGVFKLDLTTQNTTDFSIVLANDQGNEVVIGYDKAGKGYYLDRSRSGKTDFEKGFGKRHTAPRLSLETKISLTLLVDAASVEVFADNGLTVMTDIFFPDKPMSRLFIKSATGITVSNLTYTRLTAVSQSGL; encoded by the coding sequence ATGCGAAACCTGCTCCTATACTCTTTTCTGCTGGCTTTACTTCGTCATTTCTCCTATGGCCAGGCGAACCACACGGCCCTGAAACCCGAGTTGTACCGACCTCAATACCATTTTTCGCCTAAGGCACACTGGATGAATGACCCAAACGGGATGGTCTATTTTAAAGGAACGTATCATCTGTTTTTTCAATACTACCCGGATGGGACTACCTGGGGACCTATGCACTGGGGACACGCCACCAGCAAAGATATGGTTCGCTGGCAGGAGCAGCCTATTGCCTTGTATCCGGACAGTTTAGGGTGGATTTTCTCCGGTAGCGCAGTGGTTGATGTTGCCAATACCAGTAGGTTTGGAAAAAATGGGCAGACCCCATTAGTCGCCATTTTTACACATCATAATTCCAGATTAGAGAAAGAGAAATCGGATAAGTTTCAATACCAGAGTCTGGCCTATAGCCTCGATGAAGGAAAAACCTGGACCAAATATGCCGGTAATCCCGTGTTGCCCAATCCCGGCATAACGGATTTTCGTGATCCTAAAGTGCGGTGGTTCGAGCCGCAGAAGAAATGGATCATGACGCTGGCTACCAAAGATCGTGTCACCTTTTATTCGTCGCCAGATCTTAAAAATTGGTCCAGAGAAAGTGATTTCGGGCAGCATCTGGGTGCGCATGGAGGGGTATGGGAGTGCCCGGATTTATTTCCATTGGAACATAACGGCAAGAAGAGTTGGGTGTTGCTGGTGAGTGTCAATCCCGGCGGACCAAATGGCGGCTCGGCTACGCAGTATTTTGTGGGCGATTTTGATGGCAAGAGCTTTAAACCGTATTCCAGCAAAACGAAATGGATGGATTACGGAACCGATAATTATGCCGGAGTGACGTTCGCCAATACGGGTGATCGAACGATATTGATGGGCTGGATGAGCAACTGGCAGTATGCCGGCGTTGTGCCTACCTCTCCCTGGCGCAGCGCCATGACTGTGCCCCGGACACTTGGTTTAAATGAAGTCAACAAAGAGCTTTACCTTACATCTACTCCCGTTAACGAGTTGGATGTGCTCAATGGTCCGGCGGTGTCAGTAAAGAATGTACCCGTGAAAGGCCAGTATGATTTGACCCCTAAAACAAAAAATGATTCCGGTGTATTCAAACTGGATTTGACTACCCAAAACACCACTGATTTTTCCATTGTGTTGGCTAATGACCAGGGTAACGAAGTAGTAATCGGCTATGATAAAGCCGGGAAAGGTTACTACCTCGACCGTAGCCGTTCGGGTAAGACAGACTTCGAAAAGGGATTTGGTAAACGTCATACAGCCCCACGCTTGTCGCTGGAAACCAAAATTTCACTTACCCTCCTGGTCGATGCGGCTTCTGTCGAGGTATTTGCCGATAATGGGCTTACCGTAATGACGGATATTTTCTTTCCCGATAAGCCAATGAGCAGGCTATTTATCAAATCGGCTACCGGGATTACGGTTAGTAATTTGACTTATACCAGGCTGACGGCTGTGAGCCAGTCGGGGCTTTAA